The Anolis carolinensis isolate JA03-04 chromosome 1, rAnoCar3.1.pri, whole genome shotgun sequence genome window below encodes:
- the klf11 gene encoding Krueppel-like factor 11: MHTEEMGESPAVDIVDIYESIRERQRHDSERSTCSTLEQNDIEAVEALVCMSSWGQRSQKNDLLKIRPLTPVSDSGDFAMHTEPMSDLPKDYNFLSTLCMTPPYSPDFVEPSTTTSLSSLATYSKSRAIKANVSASQATPPGCALAAAPSSAANTDRLPNQKAARAEQPVPPLCRAMATSVIRHTGDSSSYSRIPVVQVKAETVSGPSTSTDHHREEATPEEPHSSVSPDCRTADSLARVSSPVHEACLYNLACSRAAEKSHELQRLSPEQVPFLKNGDSDMLQKSPPLLPTPISSPPVICQMIPLEGQRGMVPAFLKPSPTAASVKPILPHTAPVPQPVLVGPSMPQGTVMLVLPQATVAQAPSCQQAVMSVGNTKLLPLAPAPVFIASSQNSAPLMDFSRRRNYVCNFPGCRKTYFKSSHLKAHLRTHTGEKPFTCSWEGCDKKFARSDELSRHRRTHTGEKKFACPVCDRRFMRSDHLTKHARRHMTTKKVPSWQAEVGKLNRIATIEKPRSESALGMLLPMLSSG, from the exons ATGCACACCGAGGAGATGGGGGAGAGCCCCGCG GTTGACATTGTGGACATCTACGAATCTATACGTGAACGACAGCGTCACGACAGTGAAAGGTCTACTTGTAGCACCTTGGAGCAGAATGACATAGAAGCAGTTGAGGCGCTTGTTTGCATGAGTTCTTGGGGTCAAAGGTCACAGAAAAATGATCTGCTAAAGATACGGCCTCTTACACCTGTCTCAGACTCAGGTGATTTTGCAATGCACACCGAACCCATGTCTGATTTGCCCAAGGATTACAACTTCCTATCTACACTG TGTATGACAccgccatacagtccagattttgTTGAGCCCTCCACAACCACATCGCTTTCATCTCTAGCCACTTATTCAAAGTCTAGGGCAATAAAGGCAAACGTATCTGCTAGTCAAGCCACTCCTCCAGGTTGTGCTCTTGCTGCGGCCCCGTCATCTGCAGCGAATACAGATAGACTGCCCAACCAGAAGGCAGCCAGAGCTGAGCAACCTGTTCCTCCGCTTTGTAGAGCCATGGCAACGAGTGTGATCCGTCACACAGGCGACAGTTCTAGTTACTCCCGCATTCCTGTTGTGCAAGTGAAAGCAGAAACAGTATCTGGCCCCAGCACTTCGACAGACCACCACCGGGAAGAAGCGACGCCGGAAGAGCCACATTCCAGTGTTTCACCGGACTGCCGGACTGCGGATAGCTTAGCCCGTGTTTCTTCCCCAGTACATGAGGCCTGCTTGTACAACCTAGCTTGTTCTAGGGCTGCTGAAAAAAGTCATGAGTTGCAAAGGTTGTCGCCAGAGCAGGTGCCTTTCCTAAAGAATGGCGACAGTGATATGCTGCAAAAATCCCCTCCACTTTTACCCACTCCCATTTCAAGCCCACCAGTGATCTGCCAAATGATCCCCTTGGAAGGGCAGAGAGGTATGGTCCCTGCCTTCCTGAAGCCTTCTCCAACTGCAGCCAGTGTCAAGCCCATCTTGCCCCACACGGCCCCAGTTCCCCAGCCAGTTCTGGTGGGGCCTTCCATGCCCCAAGGGACTGTCATGTTGGTTCTTCCGCAGGCAACCGTTGCCCAGGCACCATCCTGCCAACAAGCGGTGATGTCTGTTGGGAATACGAAGCTATTACCTCTAGCCCCTGCTCCCGTTTTCATCGCCTCCAGTCAAAACAGCGCACCCTTAATGGACTTTTCCCGGAGGAGGAATTATGTCTGCAATTTTCCAGGCTGCAGGAAAACATACTTCAAAAGCTCTCACCTGAAAGCTCACCTACGTACACATACCG GAGAAAAGCCTTTCACCTGCAGCTGGGAAGGCTGTGATAAAAAGTTTGCTCGCTCTGATGAACTTTCTCGCCACCGCCGAACTCATACGGGGGAGAAGAAGTTTGCGTGTCCAGTCTGTGATCGCCGTTTCATGCGTAGCGATCACCTGACAAAGCATGCACGGCGGCACATGACCACAAAGAAGGTGCCCAGCTGGCAGGCTGAAGTGGGCAAATTGAACAGAATTGCCACAATAGAGAAGCCCAGAAGCGAGAGTGCTTTGGGCATGCTCCTACCTATGCTCTCTTCTGGCTAA